Proteins found in one Acidobacteriota bacterium genomic segment:
- a CDS encoding aldehyde dehydrogenase family protein translates to MVATSGALLVGGRWIDRDETIEVRNPLDGTLAGRVPRGTVADVDEAIRSAVDALRTDFPVHARCDVLLRAAALIEQRQDEYAWHIAAEGSKTIREARREPPRAAQILRLAAEEGRRLAGETLPFDSRVGSENRVGYYFRVPVGVIGAITPFNDPLASAAHKVAPALAGGNAVVLKPASRTPLSPYQLARDLTEAGLPPGRLNVVFGGGHDLGDALVSDPRVRMVTFTGGLAAGARVTRNAGIKKLSLELGSNSAVIVMPDANLDRAVRAISDGAFAQAGQNCLGVQRVLIHREIYHAFAERFVAHVATLRAGSSMDATTDVCAMISEREAERVEQWIREAVDGGATVLAGGGRRGALVPPTVLSGVPRGVRLDSEEAYGPVVSLYEVGSLDDAIQAANAVNYGLHAAIFTERLSDAFAAARRLEVGAVIVNDSTDYRLDVMPFGGTKMSGIGREGIRFALQEMTDTRVVCLNV, encoded by the coding sequence ATGGTGGCGACTTCGGGCGCCTTGCTGGTCGGCGGACGATGGATCGATCGCGACGAGACGATCGAAGTTCGCAACCCGCTCGACGGCACCCTCGCCGGGCGCGTGCCCAGGGGAACCGTCGCGGACGTCGACGAGGCCATTCGGTCGGCGGTCGACGCCCTGCGGACCGATTTTCCGGTGCACGCGCGCTGTGACGTGCTGCTCCGGGCGGCCGCCCTGATCGAACAACGGCAGGACGAGTACGCCTGGCACATTGCCGCCGAAGGGAGTAAGACCATTCGCGAAGCGCGGCGCGAGCCGCCGCGCGCGGCGCAGATCCTCCGGCTCGCCGCCGAGGAGGGGCGCCGTCTGGCCGGCGAGACCCTGCCGTTCGACAGCCGCGTGGGCTCCGAGAACCGCGTCGGCTACTACTTCCGCGTGCCGGTCGGCGTGATCGGTGCGATCACCCCCTTCAACGATCCGCTGGCCAGCGCCGCGCACAAGGTGGCGCCGGCGCTCGCCGGCGGCAATGCCGTCGTCTTGAAGCCGGCGTCGCGGACGCCGCTGTCGCCCTACCAGCTCGCGCGCGATCTCACCGAGGCCGGCCTGCCGCCGGGGCGTCTGAACGTCGTCTTCGGCGGCGGCCACGATCTGGGCGATGCGCTCGTCTCGGATCCGCGCGTCCGCATGGTCACGTTCACCGGCGGGCTGGCCGCCGGCGCGCGCGTCACGCGAAACGCCGGGATCAAGAAGCTGTCGCTCGAGCTGGGGTCGAATTCAGCCGTGATCGTGATGCCGGACGCCAACCTCGATCGCGCGGTGCGCGCGATCTCGGACGGCGCCTTCGCCCAGGCGGGACAGAACTGCCTCGGCGTGCAGCGCGTCCTGATCCATCGCGAGATCTACCACGCGTTCGCGGAGCGGTTCGTGGCGCACGTCGCCACGCTCCGCGCCGGATCGTCGATGGACGCGACGACCGACGTCTGCGCGATGATCAGCGAGCGCGAGGCGGAGCGCGTCGAGCAGTGGATTCGCGAGGCGGTGGACGGCGGCGCCACCGTGCTGGCGGGCGGCGGGCGCCGCGGCGCGCTCGTGCCGCCGACGGTCCTCTCGGGCGTGCCGCGCGGCGTGCGCCTCGACTCGGAGGAAGCGTACGGGCCGGTCGTGTCGCTGTACGAAGTCGGTTCGCTCGATGACGCCATCCAGGCGGCGAACGCCGTCAACTACGGGTTGCACGCGGCCATCTTCACCGAACGCCTCAGCGACGCGTTTGCCGCAGCGCGGCGCCTGGAGGTGGGTGCCGTGATCGTGAACGACTCGACCGACTACCGACTCGACGTGATGCCGTTCGGCGGCACGAAGATGAGCGGCATCGGCCGGGAGGGCATTCGCTTCGCGCTGCAGGAGATGACCGACACGCGCGTCGTGTGCCTGAACGTCTGA
- a CDS encoding succinylglutamate desuccinylase/aspartoacylase family protein produces the protein MKRPTLRCRATLALAGVWLGVATAAAQDQTTFTVGTARAARGQKAFGAIEVPAAADAGLSIPVAVIHGPRPGPVLALVAGSHGTEYASILAVVRLIQSLEPASIRGTVIAVPLVNPRSFHAIVPHPHPVDGRNMNRRYPGSASGSQTDRASALITREVLARADYLIDFHGGDLDESLYPFAYWPRTGREAQDAASRAMVLAFGIDHIVLSTVRPPDASNLTSISGASSARGTPTIIVEAGHAGTTEPDDIRVLVDGTASVMRQLEMIDGRPAPIERPVWIDRIERVPGGTNGVFQPLVRRGQYVEAGMKVGMVTDYFGRKIADAVSPVAGVVLFIRAVPSIASDETIAYIGPLAPPPR, from the coding sequence ATGAAACGTCCCACGCTGCGCTGCCGCGCCACCCTCGCGCTCGCGGGCGTCTGGCTCGGAGTCGCGACCGCCGCCGCTCAGGACCAGACCACTTTCACCGTCGGCACCGCACGGGCGGCTCGCGGGCAGAAGGCGTTCGGCGCGATCGAGGTGCCCGCCGCTGCCGACGCGGGGCTGTCGATTCCCGTCGCGGTGATCCACGGCCCCCGCCCGGGACCCGTGCTCGCGCTCGTCGCGGGCTCGCACGGGACCGAGTACGCGTCCATCCTTGCCGTCGTGCGGCTGATTCAGTCGCTGGAGCCGGCGTCGATCCGCGGCACCGTGATCGCCGTTCCGCTCGTCAACCCGCGGTCGTTTCACGCGATCGTGCCCCATCCCCACCCGGTGGACGGCAGGAACATGAACCGGCGCTATCCCGGGAGCGCCTCCGGCTCGCAGACCGACCGCGCGAGCGCTCTCATCACGCGCGAGGTCCTCGCACGGGCCGACTACCTGATCGACTTCCACGGCGGCGACCTCGACGAGAGCCTCTATCCGTTCGCGTACTGGCCGCGAACGGGACGCGAAGCCCAGGACGCCGCGTCCCGCGCCATGGTCCTCGCCTTCGGGATCGATCACATCGTCCTCTCGACGGTGCGTCCGCCGGACGCGTCGAACCTCACCAGCATCTCGGGCGCGTCGAGCGCCCGCGGCACGCCCACGATCATCGTCGAGGCGGGGCACGCGGGGACCACCGAGCCGGACGACATCCGCGTGCTGGTCGACGGGACCGCGAGCGTGATGCGGCAGCTGGAGATGATCGACGGCCGGCCGGCGCCGATCGAGCGGCCGGTCTGGATCGATCGGATCGAGCGCGTGCCGGGCGGCACGAACGGCGTCTTCCAGCCGCTCGTGCGACGCGGACAGTACGTGGAAGCCGGAATGAAGGTGGGGATGGTGACCGACTATTTCGGCCGGAAGATTGCCGACGCCGTGTCGCCCGTCGCCGGCGTCGTCCTGTTCATCCGCGCGGTTCCGTCGATCGCCAGCGACGAGACGATTGCCTACATCGGCCCGCTCGCGCCGCCCCCCCGGTGA
- a CDS encoding amidohydrolase family protein, whose protein sequence is MLNRAVTLASTLAVLLPICAQAQPAPAAPAPGSAVRVIKAGRLIDPETGTAAANQVIVIEGDRIKAVGANLPIPQGAEVIDLSQMSVLPGLVDAHTHMAITYKEIPENNVYYYTYVQDSTPLRAIQAASNGMQLLASGFTVIRDVGNNALYADTALRAAIEQGWLPGPTVIPSGPMIGSTGGQYWPTPEMYKHHDIMYPEYIDANSPEEITRAVRENLLFGAKTIKICVDCKPWGYSVEDMQLVVREAAKGGAKVDGHCQTPEGVQRAIDAGIYIISHGRAVTSEHHAQMAKKGMFLASTDTPFTRYRGTEQAFQQAVAQLRSAWEKGVLVTFSTDMDYWNERMKRDDGSWMTRGDLTIDFLRTWKAAGIPNADILKAMTINGYKAADLIAERGPIKPGLYADLIAVPGNPLDDIDSLRNVQFVMKNGVVYKRNGRIEPEKFLNPGPIKGWNRR, encoded by the coding sequence ATGCTCAACCGTGCCGTTACGCTCGCGTCGACTCTCGCGGTCCTCCTGCCGATCTGCGCGCAGGCCCAGCCCGCGCCTGCCGCGCCGGCGCCAGGTTCGGCTGTCAGGGTCATCAAGGCCGGGCGGCTGATCGATCCCGAGACCGGCACGGCCGCCGCCAACCAGGTCATCGTGATCGAAGGGGATCGCATCAAGGCCGTCGGCGCGAACCTCCCGATCCCGCAGGGGGCGGAGGTCATCGACCTCTCGCAGATGTCCGTGCTCCCGGGGCTCGTCGATGCGCACACACACATGGCGATCACCTACAAGGAGATCCCGGAAAACAACGTCTACTACTACACCTACGTGCAGGACTCGACGCCGCTGCGTGCCATCCAGGCCGCGTCCAACGGCATGCAGCTGCTCGCCTCGGGCTTCACCGTCATCCGCGACGTCGGCAACAACGCGCTCTACGCGGACACCGCCCTGCGGGCGGCGATCGAGCAGGGCTGGCTGCCGGGACCGACCGTGATCCCCTCCGGGCCGATGATCGGCAGCACGGGCGGCCAATACTGGCCGACCCCGGAAATGTACAAGCACCACGACATCATGTACCCCGAGTACATCGATGCGAACAGCCCCGAGGAGATCACGCGCGCGGTCCGCGAGAACCTCCTCTTCGGCGCGAAGACGATCAAGATCTGCGTGGACTGCAAGCCGTGGGGCTACTCGGTCGAGGACATGCAGCTGGTCGTCCGCGAGGCCGCCAAGGGAGGCGCCAAGGTCGACGGCCACTGCCAGACGCCCGAAGGGGTCCAGCGCGCGATCGACGCGGGCATCTACATCATCTCGCACGGCCGGGCCGTCACCTCCGAGCACCACGCGCAGATGGCGAAGAAAGGCATGTTCCTCGCCAGCACCGACACGCCGTTCACCAGGTACCGCGGCACCGAGCAGGCGTTCCAGCAGGCTGTCGCCCAGCTCCGCAGCGCCTGGGAGAAGGGCGTCCTCGTGACGTTCTCGACCGACATGGATTACTGGAACGAGCGGATGAAGCGCGACGACGGGAGCTGGATGACGCGGGGGGATCTGACGATCGACTTCCTGCGCACCTGGAAGGCCGCCGGCATCCCGAACGCGGACATCCTGAAGGCGATGACGATCAACGGCTACAAGGCGGCCGACCTCATCGCCGAGCGCGGTCCGATCAAACCCGGCCTGTACGCCGACCTCATCGCCGTCCCCGGCAACCCGCTCGACGACATCGACTCGCTGCGCAACGTGCAGTTCGTCATGAAGAACGGCGTCGTCTACAAGCGCAACGGCCGGATCGAGCCCGAGAAGTTCCTGAACCCCGGCCCGATCAAGGGCTGGAACCGGCGGTAG
- a CDS encoding (2Fe-2S)-binding protein: protein MTTRRVTLDIDGKTREVTVDVRESLWETLNYQLGLSNANLGCDRAQCGACTVLVDGRPVTSCSILTARLGRGQKILTVAGITRGPGVEGLHPLQRAFWFEGGFQCGICTRGVIMSAYALLERNRNPTDADITEALAGNICRCGEYVGIISAVRKAAAEMRGEPVTYSAAPKTGMTATAAAAPAGEKASKQFEFVTPLGTIEVYDEIALELKQTPGIVDVSGSERTIAVTWDSARLDEARVRQLLAQSGHPVR from the coding sequence ATGACGACGCGCCGCGTGACGCTCGACATCGACGGGAAGACGCGCGAGGTCACGGTGGATGTGCGCGAGAGCCTGTGGGAGACGCTGAACTATCAGCTCGGGCTGTCCAACGCGAACCTCGGATGCGACCGCGCGCAGTGCGGCGCGTGCACGGTGCTGGTGGACGGCAGGCCCGTCACCTCGTGCAGCATCCTGACGGCGCGACTGGGCCGCGGCCAGAAGATCCTGACGGTCGCCGGGATCACCCGCGGCCCGGGCGTCGAAGGGCTGCACCCGCTGCAGCGCGCCTTCTGGTTCGAGGGGGGGTTCCAGTGCGGGATCTGCACGCGGGGCGTCATCATGTCCGCCTACGCGTTGCTCGAGCGCAACCGGAACCCGACCGACGCGGACATCACGGAGGCGCTCGCCGGCAACATCTGTCGCTGCGGCGAATACGTGGGCATCATAAGCGCGGTCAGAAAGGCGGCCGCCGAGATGCGCGGCGAGCCGGTGACCTACAGCGCCGCGCCGAAGACCGGGATGACGGCCACGGCCGCGGCGGCACCCGCGGGCGAGAAGGCGTCGAAGCAGTTCGAGTTCGTGACGCCGCTCGGCACCATCGAGGTGTACGACGAGATCGCGCTCGAACTCAAGCAGACGCCCGGCATCGTGGACGTCTCCGGCTCGGAGCGGACGATCGCCGTGACCTGGGATTCCGCGAGGCTGGACGAGGCCAGGGTGCGGCAGCTGCTCGCGCAGTCCGGGCATCCCGTCAGGTGA
- a CDS encoding xanthine dehydrogenase family protein molybdopterin-binding subunit, producing the protein MMDRVDAMRVVQEPAYAASLTDDQWRVLALDPAWDELLGEFHELVAPVIARYGAKLGMPEPQAVPSAPDGVDQQRSFAVVGQRVPRLHGLGVVTSLGQYTQNMRMPGMLHTRTLRSPHPHARVTRVDASKAEALPGVAAVLHRGNLPAEYRDVRLGSGPPDRFLFNEEVFEVGAPIAVVAAESEHVADHAIRLIEVGYEVLPAVFDAMEGARASALKQWDNRQNGTILSVTPPLVRGNPDGGRADTTIEAVLTRATEQHNALELTNSLMYWDQDRLVAHYTNQHAHGSRGGLSQALKLPANRVRVVQNGYMGSGYGYRSGIDLTEVHTAILARLTGRPVKTMYTREEDFIARTHRPSFRNEMKLGVNRDGAIQFGHFRVYANVGAHRTGAANGSWFAFINLYNIPNLKLEAIDVFTNSYKAGPYRCVSHPNGTFALEMMIERAAHAIGMDPVQFRLKNINEQGNPDTKKPFSNPGIRDCITAAADRIAWKQRWHEPRGREVRPGVFHGIGLAAHACSHGAGTNPATGQVIVNTDGSVQCVSGSTEIGCGQRTQMAMIAAEALGVPLDQVSIATYVDTDNTTDAGSTSGSRQTNTGGRGMYEAAMDARRQILDLAAQKFAADAKQRNESLQVTPEHLELANGEVVLKADPSKKLALQAVTQAAGMPILGRAIYRQDNDWERTAWAAHAVEVEVDTGTGSVAVKKVVAAHDVGRAINPFAVEQQIRGGVVMALGAVFTEELLQDAATGLPLNPNMLDYRPLSIEDAPGQIEVVMIERPKAYGVFGAHGIGEPPMGPPAAAVAAAVHNAVGIWMEHMPMTREKVLAALRALR; encoded by the coding sequence ATGATGGACCGAGTCGATGCGATGCGTGTCGTGCAGGAGCCGGCCTATGCCGCCAGCCTGACCGACGATCAATGGCGCGTGCTCGCGCTCGACCCGGCGTGGGACGAGCTCCTCGGTGAGTTTCATGAGCTTGTCGCGCCGGTCATCGCGCGGTACGGCGCGAAGCTCGGCATGCCCGAGCCCCAGGCGGTGCCTTCGGCGCCGGACGGCGTCGATCAGCAACGGTCGTTTGCGGTGGTCGGGCAGCGCGTCCCGCGGCTGCACGGGCTGGGTGTGGTCACCAGCCTCGGGCAGTACACCCAGAACATGCGCATGCCGGGAATGCTCCACACCCGGACGCTGCGCAGCCCGCACCCGCACGCCCGCGTCACGCGCGTCGATGCCAGCAAGGCCGAGGCGCTCCCCGGCGTCGCCGCCGTTCTGCACCGCGGCAATCTTCCGGCGGAGTACCGCGACGTCAGACTGGGGAGCGGCCCTCCGGACCGCTTCCTCTTCAACGAAGAAGTGTTCGAGGTCGGCGCCCCGATCGCCGTCGTCGCTGCGGAGAGCGAGCACGTCGCGGATCACGCGATCCGGCTGATCGAGGTCGGGTACGAGGTGCTGCCGGCCGTATTCGACGCGATGGAAGGCGCCCGCGCGTCGGCCCTCAAGCAGTGGGACAACCGGCAGAACGGGACGATCCTCAGCGTGACGCCGCCGCTCGTCCGCGGCAATCCGGACGGCGGTCGCGCCGACACGACGATCGAGGCGGTCCTCACGCGCGCGACCGAGCAGCACAACGCGCTGGAACTGACCAACTCGCTCATGTACTGGGATCAGGATCGTCTGGTCGCGCACTACACGAATCAGCACGCGCACGGCTCGCGCGGCGGGCTGTCGCAGGCGCTGAAGCTGCCGGCGAACCGCGTCCGCGTCGTCCAGAACGGGTACATGGGGTCGGGGTACGGCTACCGCTCCGGCATCGATCTCACCGAAGTGCACACGGCCATCCTGGCCCGCCTCACGGGCCGGCCGGTCAAGACGATGTATACGCGCGAGGAGGATTTCATCGCGCGCACCCACCGTCCCTCGTTCCGCAACGAGATGAAGCTCGGCGTGAACCGCGATGGCGCGATCCAGTTCGGCCACTTCCGGGTGTACGCCAACGTGGGTGCGCACCGCACCGGCGCCGCGAACGGATCCTGGTTCGCCTTCATCAACCTCTACAACATCCCGAACCTGAAGCTGGAAGCGATCGACGTCTTCACGAACAGCTACAAGGCGGGCCCGTACCGGTGCGTCAGCCATCCGAACGGCACGTTCGCGCTCGAGATGATGATCGAGAGGGCCGCCCACGCGATCGGGATGGACCCGGTGCAGTTCCGGCTGAAGAACATCAACGAGCAGGGGAATCCGGACACGAAGAAGCCCTTCAGCAATCCAGGCATCCGCGACTGCATCACGGCGGCGGCCGACCGCATCGCCTGGAAGCAGCGGTGGCACGAGCCGCGCGGCAGAGAAGTGCGGCCGGGCGTGTTCCACGGCATCGGGCTGGCCGCGCACGCGTGCAGCCACGGGGCCGGCACGAATCCCGCCACCGGCCAGGTGATCGTGAACACCGACGGCAGCGTGCAGTGCGTGTCGGGCAGCACGGAGATCGGGTGCGGCCAGCGGACGCAGATGGCGATGATCGCGGCCGAGGCGCTGGGGGTGCCGCTCGATCAGGTGAGCATCGCCACCTACGTGGACACCGACAACACGACCGACGCCGGGAGCACGTCCGGCAGCCGCCAGACGAACACCGGGGGGCGCGGGATGTACGAAGCCGCGATGGACGCCCGGCGACAGATTCTGGATCTCGCCGCGCAGAAGTTCGCGGCGGACGCGAAGCAGCGGAACGAATCGCTGCAGGTGACGCCCGAACACCTCGAGCTGGCGAACGGCGAGGTGGTCCTCAAGGCGGATCCGTCGAAGAAGCTCGCGCTGCAGGCGGTGACTCAGGCCGCCGGCATGCCGATCCTCGGACGCGCGATCTACCGGCAGGACAACGACTGGGAGCGGACGGCCTGGGCGGCGCACGCGGTGGAGGTGGAGGTGGACACGGGGACCGGCAGCGTCGCCGTCAAGAAGGTCGTGGCGGCCCACGACGTGGGGCGCGCCATCAACCCGTTCGCCGTCGAGCAGCAGATTCGCGGCGGCGTCGTGATGGCGCTCGGCGCCGTCTTCACCGAGGAGCTGCTGCAGGACGCGGCGACCGGGCTCCCGCTCAACCCCAACATGCTGGACTACCGCCCGCTCAGCATCGAGGACGCGCCCGGCCAGATCGAGGTCGTGATGATCGAGCGGCCGAAGGCGTACGGCGTCTTCGGTGCGCACGGGATCGGCGAGCCGCCGATGGGGCCGCCGGCGGCGGCGGTGGCGGCCGCCGTCCACAACGCGGTCGGCATCTGGATGGAGCACATGCCGATGACGCGCGAGAAGGTGTTGGCCGCGCTGAGGGCTCTGAGGTAG
- a CDS encoding FAD binding domain-containing protein, which produces MKPFALYEPATVPEAVALLAKLGSKARVLAGGSDLVAGVMKDWVEGPGMPLPDALVDVTTIPQLRGIKIDRKGATIGANTTLTEIVESKELNAMAPLLVRAAHGVASPLIRNYATLGGNVNQRPRCWFLRGRDFACYKKGGDTCFSVTGDNRYHAIIGGELCYIVHPSDTATALLALNAQAKIAGPAGERTVPFDSYFTGPREDVLRENVLKPDELLVEVFVPAPAAGARQAWTKLKNREVYDFAVVSVAAAFVTAGDTWQDGRIVIGGVAPVPYRAAVVESQLKGRSVRSSIRQAAAAIRTVARPMSQNAYKVDVTQTLIERTVLGALEEKGTQL; this is translated from the coding sequence ATGAAGCCATTTGCACTCTACGAGCCGGCGACCGTTCCGGAAGCGGTGGCCCTGCTGGCGAAACTCGGCAGCAAGGCGAGGGTCCTCGCCGGCGGCAGCGATCTCGTCGCGGGCGTGATGAAGGACTGGGTCGAGGGCCCGGGCATGCCCCTTCCCGACGCGCTCGTCGACGTGACCACGATCCCGCAGCTGCGCGGCATCAAGATCGATCGGAAGGGGGCCACGATCGGCGCCAACACGACGCTCACCGAGATCGTCGAGTCGAAGGAGCTGAACGCGATGGCGCCGTTGCTCGTGCGGGCCGCGCACGGCGTCGCCTCACCCCTCATCCGGAACTACGCCACGCTCGGCGGCAACGTCAACCAGCGGCCGCGCTGCTGGTTCCTCCGCGGGCGCGACTTCGCCTGCTACAAGAAGGGCGGGGACACCTGCTTTTCGGTGACGGGCGACAACCGCTACCACGCGATCATCGGCGGGGAGCTCTGCTACATCGTCCATCCGTCCGACACCGCGACGGCGCTGCTCGCGTTGAACGCACAGGCGAAAATCGCCGGCCCGGCGGGAGAGCGCACGGTCCCGTTCGACAGCTACTTCACCGGTCCGCGCGAAGACGTCCTGCGTGAGAACGTGCTCAAGCCCGACGAACTGCTCGTTGAAGTGTTCGTGCCGGCGCCGGCGGCGGGCGCGAGGCAGGCCTGGACGAAGCTGAAGAACCGCGAGGTCTACGACTTCGCGGTGGTTTCGGTCGCGGCGGCGTTCGTCACGGCGGGCGACACGTGGCAGGACGGCCGCATCGTCATTGGCGGCGTGGCGCCCGTCCCGTATCGCGCCGCGGTCGTCGAGAGCCAGCTCAAAGGCCGGAGCGTCAGGAGCAGCATCAGGCAGGCGGCGGCCGCGATTCGAACGGTGGCTCGCCCGATGAGCCAGAACGCCTACAAAGTGGACGTCACCCAGACGTTGATCGAGCGGACGGTGCTGGGGGCGCTGGAGGAGAAGGGCACGCAGCTATAA
- a CDS encoding inositol monophosphatase, with translation MSVELSRRLEVAVQAVRRGGEVSRARMGDPGYVSWKGDRDLVAQASLDVQEAIASTILAAYPRAGILAEEGPAEATLPVDADQLWIVDPICGSLNFVQGIPHFGLSVALRSAGRIQVGVVYDPSRDELFAATADTPATLNGRNIGVQQISEGSEAWSGAILGTDWPCGGDRRRKARSIVNVMVDQVLACTMMGSPALGFCHVAAGRLHAYWHLDLKIWDIAAASLIVERAGGVLTDARGMTWLYSDGDYVASNGVIHNSLLNCLQPML, from the coding sequence ATGAGCGTCGAACTCAGTCGCCGGCTGGAAGTGGCCGTGCAGGCCGTCCGCCGGGGCGGAGAGGTCAGCCGCGCCCGCATGGGCGACCCGGGATACGTCAGCTGGAAGGGAGATCGGGACCTCGTCGCCCAGGCTTCGCTGGACGTTCAGGAGGCGATCGCCTCGACAATCCTCGCGGCGTATCCGCGCGCCGGCATCCTGGCCGAGGAGGGGCCGGCCGAGGCGACCCTTCCCGTCGACGCCGACCAGCTCTGGATCGTCGATCCGATCTGCGGCAGTCTGAATTTCGTCCAGGGCATCCCGCATTTCGGGCTCTCGGTCGCGCTGCGATCCGCGGGCCGCATACAAGTGGGCGTGGTCTACGATCCTTCCCGCGACGAGTTGTTCGCCGCAACCGCGGACACCCCCGCCACGCTCAACGGCCGGAACATCGGCGTCCAGCAGATTTCCGAAGGGTCGGAGGCCTGGAGCGGCGCGATCCTGGGCACCGACTGGCCCTGCGGCGGTGACCGCCGGCGGAAGGCGCGATCGATTGTCAACGTGATGGTCGATCAGGTGCTCGCGTGCACGATGATGGGCTCGCCCGCGCTCGGCTTCTGTCACGTCGCCGCCGGACGGCTCCACGCCTACTGGCACCTCGATTTGAAGATCTGGGACATCGCGGCGGCGAGCCTCATCGTCGAGCGCGCCGGCGGCGTTCTCACCGACGCGCGGGGGATGACGTGGCTCTACTCGGATGGCGATTACGTGGCGAGCAACGGCGTGATCCACAACTCGCTGCTGAATTGCCTCCAGCCGATGTTATAG
- a CDS encoding aminotransferase class V-fold PLP-dependent enzyme, whose product MPARDLFDIPDGVTYLNCATMSPQLRAATEAGLEAVRRKAAPWTISQADFFSGAEELRALAAAVAGVETDAIALVPAASYGIAVAAKNAPVRAGQSIAVLDREFPSNVYAWRALAQRTGARVVTVARTGGESWTDAILRTVDERTAIVSVPHCHWTDGSRIDLARVGDRARAAGAMLVVDASQSLGACPLDIRCVQPDFLVAVGYKWLLGPYSLSYLYASPRWRERGVPLEDSWLAREGSGDFARLVDYRDEYRRGARRFDMGEVSQFVLAPIAAAALGQILSWTVEAIQSSLSRLTDRAAELAAASGYITQPPSERVGHMIGVRLPGGIPPDLIARLAAARIYVGLRGDSIRVAPHLYNTEADIDRLFSVLAG is encoded by the coding sequence ATGCCCGCCCGGGATCTCTTCGACATCCCGGACGGCGTGACGTATCTCAATTGCGCGACGATGTCGCCGCAGCTGCGAGCGGCGACCGAGGCTGGACTGGAGGCCGTCAGGCGGAAGGCGGCCCCCTGGACGATCTCCCAGGCGGATTTCTTCAGCGGCGCCGAGGAGCTTCGCGCGCTGGCGGCCGCGGTGGCGGGGGTCGAGACCGACGCGATCGCGCTCGTGCCGGCCGCCAGCTACGGCATCGCCGTCGCGGCGAAGAACGCCCCTGTCCGCGCGGGACAGTCGATCGCCGTTCTCGACCGCGAGTTTCCCTCGAACGTCTACGCCTGGCGCGCGCTGGCGCAGCGAACCGGCGCGCGTGTCGTCACCGTCGCGCGCACCGGCGGCGAGTCCTGGACGGACGCGATCCTGCGCACGGTGGACGAGCGGACCGCGATCGTGTCCGTGCCGCACTGCCACTGGACGGACGGCAGCCGGATCGACCTCGCACGTGTCGGCGACCGCGCGCGGGCGGCGGGCGCGATGCTCGTCGTGGACGCGAGCCAGTCGCTCGGCGCGTGCCCGCTCGACATCCGGTGCGTCCAGCCGGATTTCCTCGTCGCCGTCGGCTACAAATGGCTCCTGGGGCCGTACTCGCTCAGCTACCTCTACGCATCGCCGCGGTGGCGCGAGCGCGGCGTGCCGCTCGAGGACTCGTGGCTCGCGCGCGAGGGGAGCGGGGACTTCGCGCGCCTGGTGGACTACCGCGACGAGTATCGCCGCGGCGCGCGGCGGTTCGACATGGGCGAGGTCTCGCAGTTCGTGCTGGCGCCGATCGCGGCCGCGGCGCTGGGGCAGATCCTCTCGTGGACCGTCGAAGCCATCCAGTCGTCGCTCTCGCGGCTGACCGATCGAGCGGCTGAGCTGGCGGCCGCCTCGGGCTACATCACGCAGCCGCCCAGCGAGCGCGTCGGCCACATGATCGGCGTCCGGCTGCCGGGCGGCATCCCGCCAGATCTGATTGCGAGGCTTGCCGCCGCGCGCATCTACGTCGGCCTCCGAGGGGATTCGATCCGGGTCGCGCCCCACCTCTATAACACCGAGGCGGACATCGATCGCCTGTTCTCGGTGCTGGCGGGCTGA